From Apium graveolens cultivar Ventura chromosome 9, ASM990537v1, whole genome shotgun sequence, the proteins below share one genomic window:
- the LOC141685339 gene encoding uncharacterized protein LOC141685339, protein MNLDGEQLELCNEAPLCAFGGHPIQFEVPKQPPEEKTSVLSPIPFVMWAIDIDGILPTSTRQVRAHPHGNGAIEVANKIIFQGIKKRLGDAEGRWAKELPWVLWAYRTTPRSSTGETPFRLASGTDALVPVEVGLESYINKVYNVEINNFGLRANVDLLEEEREVAHKRNIKYLLQAAQYYDLGIKKRSFSIGDFVLRELAASIPTRQGKLQPNWEGPYKMIVIVLPGTYMMEILAGEAIKNTWHASRLRKFYQ, encoded by the exons ATGAACCTGGATGGAGAACAACTAGAGCTCTGCAACGAAGCACCTCTTTGCGCCTTCGGAGGGCACCCAATACAGTTTGAAG TTCCGAAGCAACCTCCCGAAGAAAAGACTTCTGTCCTCAGCCCCATCCCGTTCGTTATGTGGGCTATAGATATAGATGGTATCCTCCCTACCAGCACCAGGCAG GTTCGTGCACACCCTCATGGGAATGGAGCGATTGAAGTTGCAAACAAGATAATCTTTCAAGGGATCAAGAAAAGGCTAGGTGATGCCGAGGGAAGATGGGCCAAAGAGCTACCCTGGGTCTTGTGGGCTTACCGAACAACGCCCAGGTCTTCCACCGGGGAAACTCCTTTCAGGCTAGCATCTGGAACGGACGCCTTGGTTCCGGTTGAAGTGGGCCTGGAGTCTTACATAAATAAAGTCTACAATGTGGAAATCAACAACTTTGGACTAAGGGCAAATGTGGATTTGTTAGAAGAAGAAAGGGAGGTTGCCCACAAAAGGAACATAAAATACCTACTACAGGCAGCCCAATACTATGATTTAGGAATAAAAAAGAGGTCATTCAGCATTGGAGATTTTGTCCTACGAGAACTAGCCGCATCCATACCGACAAGGCAAGGGAAACTTCAGCCAAACTGGGAGGGGCCTTACAAAATGATCGTGATCGTTCTCCCGGGGACGTACATGATGGAAATATTGGCTGGCGAAGCCATCAAGAATACCTGGCATGCTAGCCGCCTTCGTAAATTTTATCAGTAA